In one Brevibacillus composti genomic region, the following are encoded:
- a CDS encoding beta-propeller domain-containing protein, producing the protein MKKTIGLLLSGVLLFALGIGLQGVYGDRPPVAVAEESPPSPQRAAVSPEEEEPLPVVGSYPSLKKLLKTYEDSLVVYETEVSLSDGAAPVQEMARVESMKTASAPAMDSADFSVTNVQVQGVDEADVAMTDGTYLYQATPEEVRIIRAQPVDRMEVVSRISYADQSFHPLELYLDEKRLVVIGHSMPPAVRDYPAVKKKKAAPALPPSYSTLVQALVYDVTDKSAPRLTRTLEADGHYVSSRKIGSNLYLVTNKPIDSHLLYASEQGALPIYRDSAQGNAYQTVRFDEIRYFPEIVRPEYLIAAGANLDDPKQPLSIHTYLGAGENVYASPDHLYVALTGRQHSPALEKAPSLLPSRRAPAPPEEVQTTLYRFSMKAGTLSYTGKGSVPGRLLNQFSMDEHEDHLRIATTTGDMWRTDEGTSKNNLYVLDNKLKLAGVLEGIAPGEKIYAVRFMGDRAYMVTFKQVDPLFVIDVRNPAAPQVLGALKIPGYSDYLHPYDENHIIGFGKDAVADKETAFYQGMKLALFDVTDVNNPREKFQTVIGDRGTDSELLRNHKALLFSKEKELLAFPVSVHTLSHAQKAAGQASAFGDFSFQGAYVYRLNKDEGFALRGRITHLDPDDLKKAGHDWYDSAKNIERIIYIGDTLYTLSRDKVKANNLQTLTEYRTLHLSK; encoded by the coding sequence GTGAAGAAAACGATTGGTTTGCTACTGTCAGGGGTCCTCCTCTTTGCCTTGGGGATTGGGCTGCAGGGAGTGTATGGGGATCGTCCACCAGTCGCCGTGGCGGAAGAATCGCCTCCCTCTCCCCAGCGTGCAGCGGTCTCACCTGAGGAGGAAGAGCCGCTGCCTGTCGTCGGCTCGTATCCATCTCTCAAAAAGCTGCTGAAGACCTATGAAGATAGCTTGGTGGTCTATGAAACAGAAGTGTCTCTCTCCGATGGAGCCGCTCCGGTGCAAGAAATGGCCCGCGTGGAAAGCATGAAAACAGCCAGTGCTCCCGCTATGGATTCCGCTGACTTTTCTGTGACCAATGTGCAGGTGCAGGGCGTCGATGAAGCGGACGTCGCAATGACCGACGGAACCTATCTGTACCAGGCCACGCCCGAGGAAGTCCGGATCATTCGCGCACAGCCTGTGGATCGCATGGAGGTGGTCAGCCGGATCAGCTACGCGGACCAATCGTTTCACCCGCTGGAACTCTACCTCGATGAAAAGAGACTGGTTGTGATCGGCCACTCCATGCCCCCAGCGGTACGGGATTACCCCGCCGTGAAGAAAAAGAAGGCGGCGCCAGCACTCCCCCCCAGCTACAGCACGCTGGTGCAGGCACTGGTCTATGATGTGACCGATAAGAGCGCACCCCGGCTGACTCGCACGCTGGAAGCCGACGGCCACTACGTCTCCTCCCGCAAAATCGGGTCCAACCTGTACTTGGTAACCAACAAGCCGATCGACAGCCATCTGCTCTACGCGTCCGAACAAGGTGCTCTCCCGATCTACCGAGACTCGGCCCAGGGGAATGCCTATCAAACGGTCCGTTTTGACGAAATCCGCTATTTTCCGGAGATCGTCAGGCCTGAATACCTCATCGCGGCGGGAGCCAATCTGGACGACCCGAAGCAGCCGCTCTCCATCCACACCTACCTGGGGGCGGGTGAGAACGTCTACGCTTCTCCTGACCATCTGTACGTAGCCCTAACCGGGCGCCAACATTCACCTGCGCTGGAAAAGGCTCCCTCGCTGCTTCCCAGCCGGCGCGCGCCTGCTCCGCCCGAAGAGGTGCAGACTACGCTCTACCGGTTCTCGATGAAAGCCGGGACTCTCAGCTACACGGGGAAAGGGTCGGTACCCGGCCGATTGCTGAATCAGTTTTCCATGGATGAGCATGAGGATCATCTGCGGATCGCCACCACTACGGGGGATATGTGGCGGACGGACGAAGGTACTTCCAAAAATAACCTCTATGTTCTGGACAACAAGCTGAAGCTGGCCGGAGTGCTGGAAGGCATTGCCCCCGGCGAGAAAATATACGCGGTCCGCTTCATGGGCGATCGCGCGTACATGGTCACCTTCAAGCAAGTCGATCCGCTGTTTGTTATCGATGTCCGCAATCCCGCTGCACCGCAAGTCCTCGGCGCGCTGAAAATCCCGGGCTACAGCGATTACCTCCATCCCTACGATGAAAATCACATCATCGGGTTTGGCAAGGACGCTGTCGCCGACAAGGAGACCGCCTTTTACCAAGGCATGAAGCTCGCCCTCTTCGATGTAACGGATGTGAACAATCCGCGCGAGAAGTTTCAAACGGTGATTGGCGATCGCGGGACCGATTCCGAGCTTTTGCGCAATCACAAGGCGCTGCTCTTTTCCAAAGAGAAAGAGCTGCTGGCCTTCCCCGTCAGCGTCCATACGCTGTCGCATGCACAAAAAGCTGCCGGCCAGGCGAGTGCGTTTGGGGATTTTTCCTTCCAGGGCGCCTATGTCTACCGGTTGAATAAAGACGAAGGCTTTGCCTTGCGCGGCCGGATCACGCATCTCGATCCCGACGATCTGAAAAAAGCCGGCCATGACTGGTATGACAGCGCCAAAAACATCGAGAGGATCATCTACATCGGCGACACCCTGTACACACTCTCCCGCGATAAGGTGAAAGCGAACAACCTGCAAACGCTGACGGAATACAGAACATTGCACCTGTCCAAATAA
- a CDS encoding tetratricopeptide repeat protein: MDYFDLNLTSTLSGVTAVLMVAFFRLHWPFRYQYLGYLCKQHPEKRMRWLDASYRRNRTRIVAMLDKSSYEILSGNYELAEKYIVQGLHVCKERPSLFNQAMAHYLFYNLAFVYFTSGKYSEALDVAFRVYQRDQGMTDSLGLIACSHARLGEIESAVEAYRLIPGKRSTREWKILCLAEIEAAKGNYERALGHLQKLMTKSGLALCLNQSELQKRFEEWTKASTRVG, translated from the coding sequence TTGGATTACTTTGACTTAAATCTGACCTCGACGCTTTCCGGTGTTACTGCTGTGCTGATGGTCGCCTTCTTTCGGCTGCACTGGCCGTTTCGGTATCAGTACCTCGGCTATCTCTGCAAGCAGCATCCGGAGAAGCGCATGCGGTGGCTGGACGCATCGTACCGTCGCAATCGCACCCGAATCGTCGCGATGCTGGACAAATCTTCCTACGAAATCCTGTCGGGCAATTACGAGCTCGCGGAAAAGTATATTGTGCAAGGACTGCATGTCTGCAAAGAGCGTCCCTCCCTGTTCAATCAGGCGATGGCCCACTACCTCTTCTACAACCTGGCCTTCGTCTATTTTACCAGCGGCAAGTACAGCGAAGCCCTGGACGTCGCGTTTCGGGTCTACCAGCGAGATCAGGGCATGACGGACTCGCTTGGACTGATCGCCTGCTCTCACGCCCGCCTGGGAGAAATCGAGAGCGCGGTCGAAGCCTACCGGCTGATCCCCGGCAAACGTTCGACCCGGGAGTGGAAAATTCTCTGCCTCGCCGAAATCGAGGCGGCAAAAGGCAATTACGAGCGCGCCCTCGGCCACTTGCAAAAGCTCATGACCAAGTCGGGGCTTGCTCTCTGCCTGAATCAATCCGAACTGCAAAAGCGCTTTGAAGAATGGACAAAAGCCTCTACCCGCGTCGGGTGA
- a CDS encoding 4a-hydroxytetrahydrobiopterin dehydratase — protein sequence MSKLSLEQVKLYLGKVPGWQLREESMALSRTYQFSDFPAAISFVGRVAELLEQDSRHVEIRIHQERVTFTVSSKEAQGLTGKDFALAQMISKVS from the coding sequence ATGAGCAAGCTTTCGCTGGAGCAAGTCAAACTGTATCTAGGAAAAGTTCCCGGCTGGCAATTGAGAGAGGAATCCATGGCGCTGTCCCGCACATACCAGTTCAGTGACTTTCCTGCGGCGATCAGCTTCGTGGGCAGGGTAGCCGAGCTGTTGGAACAAGACAGCCGTCATGTAGAAATCCGCATTCACCAGGAGAGGGTCACCTTCACCGTATCCAGCAAAGAAGCACAGGGGTTAACAGGAAAAGATTTTGCGCTCGCCCAGATGATCAGCAAGGTCAGCTAG
- a CDS encoding MBL fold metallo-hydrolase, whose amino-acid sequence MTNVTELIADSTWAILTYEEAWQSYINSYVIAKNDAYVLIDSHLRKHRPYFQQALVEIGVKTEQIAYVYYTHRHADHIGNADLFSSRHNWIHLEDYYELDDFSQTFFGHTFTGIGGDLPLLQFRQLPYHTEGSVAFYDPDTKVCFVGDHIHFGQAPFERLVEYGGLQRDAYRHFLQKCKEEDPQKAEGLAEGLEILLRWPIEYLATGHGPVLQGDIAPFFEELIGLVRNN is encoded by the coding sequence TTGACAAACGTAACCGAACTCATAGCCGATTCCACTTGGGCAATCCTCACCTATGAAGAAGCGTGGCAAAGCTACATCAACAGCTATGTAATCGCAAAGAACGATGCCTATGTGCTGATTGACTCCCATCTTCGCAAGCACCGCCCCTACTTCCAACAGGCGCTTGTGGAGATTGGAGTCAAGACGGAGCAGATTGCTTACGTATACTATACGCATCGTCATGCTGACCATATTGGCAATGCCGACCTGTTTTCCTCCCGGCATAACTGGATTCATCTCGAAGATTACTATGAATTGGATGATTTTTCACAAACCTTTTTCGGGCACACCTTCACGGGCATCGGGGGTGACCTGCCGCTGCTTCAGTTTCGCCAGCTGCCTTACCACACCGAGGGCTCTGTTGCCTTTTACGATCCCGATACCAAAGTGTGCTTTGTCGGGGACCACATCCATTTTGGCCAGGCGCCGTTTGAGCGCTTGGTCGAATATGGCGGGCTCCAGCGGGATGCTTATCGCCACTTTCTTCAGAAATGCAAGGAGGAGGACCCGCAAAAGGCCGAAGGGTTAGCTGAAGGCCTGGAGATCCTCTTGAGGTGGCCGATTGAATATCTGGCTACGGGTCACGGTCCCGTCTTGCAGGGCGACATCGCCCCCTTCTTTGAAGAGCTGATCGGACTCGTTCGAAACAACTGA
- the uvsE gene encoding UV DNA damage repair endonuclease UvsE: MIRLGYACIRLDSSSNPNKKSTVAQLSKLSPEARRKKLRQVLQTNFFNLMDLLAYNVEHHIYLYRLPSEFIPLATHRITEDWDWAKEFAWDFDKAGAYIKKHGIRLTSHPGHYSILNTDNPNVLQATIADFSYHAQVFDLMGLDDNSVLVTHVGGVYNDKETSLKRFAEHFALLPESVKRRLVVENDDTSFTMLDVLTLCEEIGIPMVLDVHHHQVHNNGEDLYEYVPRILATWGNRRPKMHFSSPKSQEDVRAHADEIDASHFIEWVSRMSDYDLDVMLECKNKDDALLALRRDMHKAGVSVEAHALGQK, from the coding sequence ATGATACGGCTGGGTTATGCATGCATCCGTCTGGACAGCTCCAGCAATCCGAACAAAAAATCGACCGTCGCACAGCTATCGAAGCTGAGTCCCGAGGCCAGGCGAAAAAAGCTGCGCCAGGTTTTGCAGACGAACTTCTTCAACTTGATGGATTTGCTCGCCTACAATGTGGAGCATCATATTTACCTTTACCGTCTCCCCTCGGAGTTTATCCCGCTAGCTACCCATCGCATCACCGAAGACTGGGACTGGGCCAAGGAGTTTGCCTGGGATTTTGACAAAGCGGGCGCCTATATCAAAAAGCATGGCATTCGCCTGACTTCCCACCCTGGCCACTACAGTATCCTGAATACGGATAACCCCAATGTCCTGCAGGCCACCATCGCGGATTTTTCGTATCATGCACAGGTCTTCGACTTGATGGGACTGGACGATAATTCTGTGCTCGTCACGCATGTGGGCGGCGTCTACAATGACAAGGAGACTTCCCTAAAGCGGTTTGCTGAGCATTTTGCACTGCTGCCCGAGTCCGTCAAACGAAGGCTGGTCGTCGAAAATGACGACACCTCCTTCACGATGCTGGACGTGCTCACGCTCTGTGAAGAGATCGGCATTCCCATGGTGCTGGACGTGCATCACCACCAGGTGCACAACAACGGCGAGGATCTCTATGAATACGTTCCGCGAATTCTCGCGACGTGGGGAAACCGCAGGCCGAAGATGCACTTTTCCTCCCCCAAGTCGCAGGAAGATGTGCGGGCCCATGCTGACGAGATTGATGCCAGCCATTTTATCGAGTGGGTATCCCGGATGAGCGATTATGACCTCGATGTGATGCTGGAGTGCAAAAATAAGGATGACGCCCTGCTGGCGCTGAGAAGAGACATGCATAAAGCTGGGGTTTCCGTTGAAGCGCACGCACTTGGACAAAAATGA
- a CDS encoding ABC transporter ATP-binding protein: protein MGEKIVIDIREVTWLREDKQILRQVNWQVQDGEHWCLVGQNGSGKTSLLNIICGYIWPTKGSVTVLGQRYGQVDLRDMRKSIGWVSSSLMSQLHENETAERVVLSGREATIGLYTKPAEEDIERAYTLLEQFGCGHLRDAAYRTLSQGERQKVLIARALMASPRLLILDEPCTGLDLLAREQLLSMIAQIAEQPDGPTLLYVTHHIEEILPCFTHTLLLKKGQVEKAGRTREVLTKEELSRFFEVPLDIREGQGRIWVSLQER from the coding sequence ATGGGAGAGAAGATCGTCATCGATATTCGCGAAGTAACCTGGCTGCGTGAAGACAAGCAGATCCTGCGCCAGGTGAACTGGCAGGTACAAGACGGGGAGCACTGGTGCCTCGTGGGTCAAAACGGTTCCGGCAAGACGAGCCTGCTCAATATCATCTGCGGCTACATCTGGCCGACAAAGGGAAGCGTAACGGTACTGGGACAGCGCTATGGCCAGGTAGATTTGCGCGATATGCGCAAGTCGATCGGGTGGGTAAGCTCTTCGCTGATGTCCCAACTCCATGAAAATGAGACAGCGGAGCGCGTCGTGCTTAGCGGCAGAGAGGCCACGATCGGCCTGTACACGAAGCCTGCCGAAGAAGACATCGAGCGGGCCTATACTCTCCTGGAACAATTTGGCTGCGGCCATTTGCGTGACGCGGCTTATCGGACACTCTCGCAAGGGGAGAGGCAAAAGGTCCTGATCGCTCGGGCGTTGATGGCATCGCCGCGACTGCTCATCTTGGACGAGCCTTGCACGGGCTTGGACCTGCTGGCGCGCGAGCAGCTCTTGTCCATGATCGCCCAGATCGCGGAGCAGCCAGATGGACCGACGCTGCTCTACGTGACGCATCATATCGAGGAGATCCTGCCCTGCTTCACGCATACCCTGTTGCTCAAAAAGGGGCAAGTCGAAAAGGCGGGGCGCACACGGGAAGTGCTGACAAAGGAAGAGCTCAGCCGTTTCTTTGAGGTGCCGCTCGACATTCGCGAAGGGCAGGGGCGCATCTGGGTCAGTCTGCAAGAAAGGTAA
- a CDS encoding thiol-disulfide oxidoreductase DCC family protein, with the protein MSRTPRPETILLFDGVCNFCHGAVRFIIPRDPQGRIHFASLQSDTGKQCLKSYGLPAEALSSVVLIDHGRAYLHSDAVLRTLRLLAGGWPLLSAAGRLVPRRLRDRLYRYIARNRYRWFGQADACLMPTSEMRARFLE; encoded by the coding sequence ATGTCGCGCACTCCCCGCCCGGAGACGATTCTGCTCTTCGATGGCGTCTGCAACTTCTGCCACGGCGCTGTTCGCTTTATCATCCCCCGGGATCCCCAGGGCCGCATTCACTTTGCTTCCCTGCAGTCGGATACGGGCAAGCAATGCCTCAAGAGCTATGGATTGCCGGCGGAAGCCCTGTCTTCCGTCGTCTTGATCGATCATGGGAGAGCGTATCTCCATTCCGATGCCGTGCTCCGCACGCTCAGGCTTCTCGCGGGAGGCTGGCCGCTTTTGTCAGCCGCCGGCCGTCTCGTCCCCAGGAGGCTCCGGGATCGCCTGTATCGCTATATCGCCCGCAACCGGTACCGTTGGTTTGGCCAGGCAGATGCCTGCCTGATGCCCACTTCCGAGATGCGGGCCCGATTCCTGGAGTAA
- a CDS encoding carboxymuconolactone decarboxylase family protein produces MEHYLAEQYREGLRAFGQMMPDALQAYNDFTSKCFSQGALSAKQKHLSALAIALYAGNEHCIVYHLEALLDEGASEHEIAEVVAVAGAFGGGATLSHGVILIQEVLEEKKQGLQ; encoded by the coding sequence ATGGAGCACTATTTGGCGGAGCAATATCGGGAAGGGCTGCGCGCATTTGGTCAAATGATGCCCGATGCCCTGCAAGCGTACAATGATTTTACCAGCAAATGCTTTTCGCAAGGGGCCTTGTCTGCAAAGCAAAAGCATCTGTCTGCCCTGGCGATCGCTCTGTATGCGGGTAATGAGCATTGCATCGTATACCATCTGGAAGCCCTGCTGGATGAGGGGGCCAGCGAACACGAAATCGCGGAGGTCGTCGCAGTGGCAGGAGCTTTTGGCGGCGGCGCGACTCTCTCGCATGGCGTGATCCTGATTCAGGAAGTGCTGGAGGAAAAGAAGCAGGGTCTTCAGTAG
- a CDS encoding ISLre2 family transposase has translation MSKFTTEFPTMKELETLLFRTLQEQFAAGMAYILEALDEYLMHQRDHSRFRLKDQREVQIDTLFGTVRFKRRLYQDRVKGQHVYLLDRMLAFDGREKLSPFLEEIAIEFASQGPSYRDSAKRLEALLGYRVLSHEAIRDKLITRVEQASTIVSKATRRSVRVLFVEVDGLYTSLQRQRQRGMENRMAIVHEGWEQEGDRVRLRSKRHYLHTTKGEFWEGFGDFLVRHYDMDENTWIVVNGDGANWIGECESYFHRCIYTLDRFHVARELRRFLGQLPETWQTVRQALAAFEADILLATVESVPEEKILEEHRNEWRKYVAYLRRHRRHLIDYRKVLGEAGIDTTGMRPMGSAEAQMRVMAKRTKRGGYSWSVRGVQAMLRAIMARQEGSRLSGQAIAKKQVLQPNPMVRVKDLLREVKEQAKGYINGTIRLLHGPYQSSPTGLALKALRG, from the coding sequence GTGAGCAAGTTTACCACGGAATTTCCCACAATGAAAGAGCTTGAAACGTTGTTGTTTCGAACGTTGCAGGAACAGTTCGCTGCCGGTATGGCTTATATTTTGGAAGCGTTGGACGAGTATCTGATGCATCAACGGGATCATTCACGCTTTCGGCTGAAGGACCAACGAGAAGTCCAGATCGACACGCTCTTTGGTACGGTTCGATTCAAACGGCGATTGTATCAGGATCGCGTGAAGGGTCAACATGTGTATTTGTTGGATCGTATGCTGGCCTTTGACGGGCGGGAGAAGCTAAGCCCGTTTTTGGAAGAGATAGCGATCGAATTTGCTAGCCAAGGCCCCTCGTACCGGGACAGCGCAAAACGCTTGGAAGCGTTACTGGGGTATCGGGTACTGAGCCATGAGGCCATTCGGGACAAACTAATCACGCGGGTTGAACAAGCATCAACCATCGTGTCGAAAGCGACCCGAAGGTCGGTTCGCGTATTGTTTGTGGAAGTGGATGGACTTTACACCTCATTGCAGAGGCAACGCCAGCGGGGAATGGAAAATCGAATGGCGATTGTGCACGAAGGATGGGAACAAGAGGGGGACCGAGTGCGGCTTAGGTCGAAACGCCATTACCTGCATACGACGAAGGGAGAGTTCTGGGAAGGGTTTGGCGACTTTCTGGTTCGTCATTACGACATGGATGAAAACACATGGATCGTAGTCAATGGGGATGGGGCCAATTGGATTGGAGAATGCGAATCCTACTTTCACCGCTGTATTTACACACTGGATCGCTTTCATGTGGCGCGAGAATTGCGCCGATTCCTGGGTCAGTTGCCAGAGACGTGGCAGACGGTAAGGCAGGCGTTGGCGGCCTTTGAAGCGGATATCTTGCTGGCGACAGTAGAGTCCGTACCGGAGGAAAAGATTCTGGAAGAGCACCGGAACGAATGGCGGAAATACGTGGCCTATTTACGGCGGCATCGAAGGCATCTTATCGACTATCGAAAGGTTCTGGGTGAAGCTGGTATCGACACGACGGGCATGCGTCCAATGGGGAGTGCGGAAGCGCAAATGCGGGTGATGGCAAAAAGGACCAAACGAGGCGGCTACAGTTGGAGTGTACGGGGAGTACAAGCGATGTTGCGAGCCATTATGGCACGACAAGAGGGAAGTCGTTTGAGCGGCCAGGCGATAGCGAAGAAGCAAGTGTTACAGCCCAACCCAATGGTCCGAGTGAAGGACTTGCTACGGGAAGTGAAAGAGCAGGCAAAAGGCTATATAAACGGGACGATCCGCCTGTTGCACGGGCCATATCAAAGCAGCCCTACCGGGCTGGCCTTAAAAGCCCTTCGCGGATGA
- a CDS encoding DUF3109 family protein, whose product MSEQEAVRYMGTSDPITEKEAYACRKYIKKHRASLIQLGGVLLDLPALLRPFHLDCDNCRLVHRETCCEGGQPYAMENGQADLLDREAAAIARQFWKQREQQSLASEGIWDKYFGYGTIRMEHGNCLFYKEMNGRYGCSIHAYAEKAGVEVVPLKPFSCQLYPLELINTGELVLLTALTEETAAFSRWGTDYLEQFYCASLERRQAARHLDGEHFAPSGYKAAYRWNLPLLHAILGPDAEKALDLLHRQEHQQLAVLDRR is encoded by the coding sequence ATGAGCGAACAGGAAGCGGTTCGCTATATGGGAACCTCCGATCCGATCACGGAGAAAGAGGCCTATGCCTGCAGGAAGTACATCAAGAAACACCGGGCTTCTCTCATACAGCTCGGAGGGGTGCTGCTCGACCTGCCGGCGTTGCTCAGGCCATTTCATCTCGATTGTGACAATTGCCGCCTTGTTCATCGCGAGACCTGCTGCGAAGGGGGGCAGCCCTACGCGATGGAGAATGGGCAGGCCGACCTTTTGGATCGCGAAGCGGCAGCGATTGCCCGCCAGTTCTGGAAGCAGCGGGAGCAGCAAAGCCTTGCCTCGGAGGGCATCTGGGACAAGTATTTCGGCTACGGCACAATTCGCATGGAGCACGGCAACTGCCTCTTTTACAAAGAGATGAACGGACGCTACGGCTGCTCGATTCACGCCTATGCGGAGAAGGCGGGGGTGGAGGTGGTTCCCCTCAAGCCGTTTAGCTGCCAGCTCTATCCGCTGGAGCTGATCAATACGGGGGAGCTGGTCCTGCTCACCGCCTTGACCGAGGAGACTGCCGCTTTTTCCCGGTGGGGAACCGATTATCTGGAGCAGTTTTACTGCGCCAGCCTCGAGAGGCGGCAGGCGGCCCGCCATCTGGACGGCGAGCATTTTGCCCCGAGCGGGTATAAAGCCGCCTACCGGTGGAATCTGCCGTTGCTGCATGCCATCCTCGGGCCGGATGCGGAGAAGGCGCTGGACCTGCTCCACCGGCAGGAGCATCAGCAACTCGCGGTATTGGATCGACGATAA
- the hutH gene encoding histidine ammonia-lyase: MKSSTVIHLDGYQLSIEQVAAIARERLQIELAPEAMERVRLSRAMVEEMVSSQQVVYGITTGFGKFSDVVIPAEDVSQLQENLIMSHACGMGEPYPAEVVRAMMALRINALAKGYSGIREDTLLLLKEMCNRGVHPIIPQQGSLGASGDLAPLAHMVLVMLGKGEAEYQGSRMPGLDALHAAGLKPVRLEAKEGLALINGTQAMTALLCLAVTDAKILIENADVVAAMTVEALHGIPKAFDPQLHLVRPHPGQQESARKLLEHLAGSERTTAQGALRVQDAYSLRCVPQVHGATRDAWDYVYAAVTRECNSVTDNPILFSETGDVISGGNFHGQPMALAADFLAIAIAELANISERRTERLVNPQLSGLPGFLTEKGGLHSGFMITQYVAASIVSENKVLCHPASVDSIPSSANQEDHVSMGTTAARKLRTILSNSAKVLGIEYLAAAQAIEFGKGKLGAGTEQAYAKIRQAIPPLADDREMHLDMRKAEELIAGGFLVS; encoded by the coding sequence ATGAAATCATCTACAGTCATCCATTTGGACGGATACCAGCTGTCCATCGAACAAGTCGCTGCTATTGCCAGAGAGCGTCTGCAAATCGAACTGGCGCCAGAAGCGATGGAAAGGGTCCGCCTCTCGCGTGCCATGGTCGAAGAGATGGTGAGCAGCCAACAGGTGGTCTACGGCATAACCACCGGCTTCGGCAAGTTTTCCGACGTGGTCATCCCTGCCGAGGATGTCAGCCAGCTGCAGGAGAATCTGATCATGAGCCATGCGTGCGGTATGGGGGAACCGTATCCGGCCGAAGTGGTCCGCGCGATGATGGCCTTGCGGATCAATGCGCTGGCCAAAGGCTACTCCGGCATTCGCGAGGATACGCTGCTCCTCTTGAAAGAGATGTGCAATCGCGGCGTCCATCCGATCATCCCGCAGCAAGGCTCACTCGGCGCTAGCGGCGACTTGGCTCCCCTGGCCCATATGGTGCTCGTCATGCTCGGAAAAGGAGAGGCGGAGTACCAGGGCAGCCGGATGCCGGGTCTTGATGCTCTGCACGCAGCCGGCTTGAAGCCTGTCCGTCTGGAAGCAAAGGAAGGGCTCGCCTTGATCAACGGCACCCAAGCGATGACGGCGCTGCTTTGCCTCGCGGTAACAGATGCGAAAATCCTCATCGAAAACGCAGATGTCGTGGCCGCGATGACAGTCGAAGCCCTGCACGGGATTCCCAAGGCGTTTGATCCGCAGCTCCACCTTGTCCGGCCTCATCCCGGTCAGCAGGAGTCTGCGCGGAAGCTGCTGGAACATCTGGCCGGAAGCGAGCGCACGACTGCCCAGGGAGCGCTGCGGGTTCAGGACGCCTACAGCCTGCGCTGCGTTCCGCAAGTTCACGGAGCGACTCGCGATGCCTGGGATTATGTGTACGCGGCCGTCACACGTGAATGCAACAGCGTCACGGACAACCCGATTCTCTTTTCGGAGACAGGAGATGTGATCTCGGGCGGCAATTTCCACGGTCAGCCGATGGCACTGGCTGCCGACTTTTTGGCGATTGCCATCGCGGAGCTGGCCAATATCTCGGAGAGACGGACCGAACGGCTGGTTAATCCGCAGCTCAGCGGATTGCCCGGCTTCTTGACCGAAAAAGGCGGCCTGCACTCCGGCTTTATGATCACCCAGTATGTGGCCGCATCCATCGTGTCGGAGAACAAAGTGCTCTGCCACCCTGCCTCTGTCGATTCGATCCCCTCCTCAGCAAATCAGGAGGACCATGTCAGCATGGGAACGACGGCAGCCCGAAAACTGCGGACGATTCTCTCCAACTCCGCGAAGGTGCTGGGGATCGAGTATCTGGCGGCTGCCCAGGCGATCGAATTCGGCAAAGGAAAACTGGGAGCGGGCACAGAGCAAGCCTATGCCAAAATCCGTCAGGCGATCCCCCCTCTCGCAGACGACAGGGAGATGCATCTCGATATGCGCAAGGCGGAAGAGCTAATTGCCGGCGGCTTTTTGGTCTCATAA
- a CDS encoding acyl-CoA thioesterase encodes MKAKTTTESRTIQASLVQPSDTNYHGTMFGGKMMAYIDEVAAIAAMRHARRPVVTASMDSIDFLSPVKMGHSVCLEAIVSYAGTSSMEVFVKIISEDLQTGERTLTATSFLTFVALGEDGKPTPVPPIVPETEEERYLFETAEERKRMRKERKRSTEAFTSQLNITKNI; translated from the coding sequence ATGAAAGCGAAGACCACAACGGAATCCCGTACGATTCAAGCCTCCCTGGTACAGCCTTCGGACACCAACTATCACGGCACGATGTTCGGGGGCAAAATGATGGCTTACATTGACGAGGTGGCTGCCATCGCGGCGATGAGACATGCTCGCCGTCCGGTTGTCACCGCCTCGATGGACTCCATAGATTTTTTATCTCCTGTGAAAATGGGTCACTCCGTCTGCCTCGAAGCGATTGTCTCCTATGCGGGGACATCCTCGATGGAGGTATTTGTGAAGATCATCTCGGAAGATTTGCAGACTGGCGAGCGCACGCTGACCGCCACCTCTTTCCTCACGTTCGTGGCGCTCGGAGAGGACGGCAAGCCGACGCCGGTGCCGCCGATTGTGCCGGAGACAGAGGAGGAACGCTATCTGTTCGAGACGGCCGAGGAGCGCAAACGGATGCGCAAGGAACGGAAGCGGAGCACAGAAGCGTTCACAAGCCAGTTGAATATCACAAAGAATATCTAA